One stretch of Ooceraea biroi isolate clonal line C1 chromosome 4, Obir_v5.4, whole genome shotgun sequence DNA includes these proteins:
- the LOC105283175 gene encoding thyrotropin-releasing hormone-degrading ectoenzyme isoform X3 — protein sequence MRRGSVTSWQVYGQRNSDCMMQTYSGNIAMPHPSEKTIHHHRKDGWFLTYKKILSFVVLIVIALIVAGLIGWNIGTMPKARIYDPLALIEDDTEESEVIVDSISPFVHPLRYRLELMPPTDSVNATSKLKGRVVIEFRIDDTPSLNKLSLNARNITTTRYKLLFMEENNARGKRRRRRHADNSNSDQKLVTSADNATTLNLTVTSSSPQLENQKGTVENVTDYPAVTNVTFFGNETSSRGENSSVTTEASANATTSGPTSTIVTSGNGNVTEVEIQRYEVDANNGLHVIHPASAMSPGTYSLEIDYEILPDGKAIYSASFNESSEGKLLIGTRLKPMGASHLLPIFDDVNLKAVFSVSVARVRGARVLSNMPLNVSTNTSDDWMMDIFKDTPLLSPHNLAFVMGEIESLGTTKAGSDNATATFWGDPKRRSRGMYLLDKLEQIVAFLSDVFSMRYPLPKLDIVALPSRIVDNAGSPGLISIKQSLFYAADRSPMVTKTDALSTLISLIGEQWLGGVVNMNNWTDVWLLEGSMLHLRHVMIEKIDSLLDSSHAFLTDVQWDAMEEDGYSVSRPLRSNVNLANMDFSDDNNRHKKGACLIRMLHGAINDTAFRNGYRKFVARWNYSTATIDDFWEAMAEETVDLPTDIALSEVMNSWISHRGYPIVSVRRDYEKGTAAIEQQRFTYEQSLSDTQPTWYVPLDYINKTSNDWSSPTKTWLHSEAEMTVDNVGAQDSWVVFNVNKTGYYRVHYDEKNWKLLTKALEENHEVFPEETRASLVDDVLGLAAVGLTKYATAFDFIKYMQMKERHYAPWGALMRHLLKLNGLLYETSGFSDFQEFTLKFTSQLYSDAGWKVDEGSRLTLTALTIACAFENAECLEWSRNHFAKLKDHPDADEVVPAYAREVLYCTIARYGTRNEWNYFVERANSTTDQEEKYRLLSAFACFQTPWILQSLLSELLEGKMYNEEETQRILKSFPQNPVAAQIAYKFVRNNWQIMVTRFSKSRPTLKAFARATMNGLISDEDLEDFQTFSGDNLESIKTVGYTMAMVEAHANFAITWLKQSLPEVQEWLTANNATQTST from the exons CCGATTGCATGATGCAGACGTATTCCGGTAATATCGCAATGCCTCATCCCAGCGAAAAGACCATCCATCACCATCGAAAGGACGGCTGGTTTTTAACATACAAGAAGATTCTCTCCTTCGTAGTTTTAATCGTCATCGCGTTGATAGTCGCCGGTCTGATTGGATGGAACATCGGCACGATGCCCAAGGCGAGA ATATACGATCCTTTAGCCCTCATTGAGGACGACACGGAAGAGAGCGAAGTCATTGTGGACTCGATATCACCTTTCGTACATCCTTTAAGGTATCGCCTTGAGTTGATGCCGCCGACTGACAGCGTCAACGCGACGTCAAAGTTGAAAGGCCGAGTGGTGATCGAATTTCGAATTGACGACACGCCATCCTTAAACAAACTGTCTCTCAATGCGAGAAACATCACGACAACGCGTTACAAACTGTTATTTATGGAGGAGAACAACGcacgaggaaaaagaagacgTAGGAGACACGCCGACAACAGTAACAGCGATCAGAAGCTCGTCACTAGCGCTG ATAATGCTACCACGTTGAATCTCACCGTGACATCGTCATCTCCGCAATTGGAGAATCAGAAAGGCACAGTCGAGAACGTCACGGATTATCCTGCTGTGACAAACGTGACATTCTTCGGGAACGAGACCTCTTCGAGAGGCGAGAATTCATCCGTGACAACAGAGGCATCCGCGAACGCGACGACGTCTGGACCGACGTCCACCATCGTAACTTCTGGCAACGGAAACGTAACCGAGGTGGAGATTCAGCGATACGAGGTAGATGCTAATAATGGATTACACGTGATACATCCGGCTAGCGCAATGAGTCCGGGAACGTACAGCTTGGAGATTGATTACGAAATTCTGCCTGACGGCAAGGCAATTTATTCGGCGAGCTTCAATGAGTCCAGCGAAGGAAA ATTGTTGATCGGGACACGGTTGAAACCTATGGGTGCTTCGCATCTCCTACCAATTTTCGACGACGTGAATCTCAAGGCTGTCTTCTCCGTGTCCGTGGCACGTGTGCGAGGAGCGAGGGTCCTTTCAAACATGCCTCTCAATGTCTCCACAAACAC ATCGGACGACTGGATGATggatattttcaaagatacTCCATTGCTTTCGCCTCACAATCTGGCCTTCGTGATGGGTGAGATCGAGTCACTGGGCACAACGAAAGCGGGATCTGATAACGCGACAGCGACATTTTGGGGTGATCCAAAGAGGCGATCGCGAGGGATGTACCTTCTCGACAAACTCGAGCAGATTGTCGCATTTTTGAGCGACGTGTTCTCGATGCGTTATCCGCTACCGAAATTAGATATCGTCGCATTACCATCACGGATCGTCGATAACGCCGGAAGTCCTGGCTTGATATCAATAaa GCAATCGCTCTTCTACGCCGCTGATCGATCTCCCATGGTCACGAAGACGGACGCGTTAAGCACTTTGATAAGCCTGATAGGGGAACAATGGCTGGGTGGCGTCGTGAACATGAACAACTGGACGGACGTTTGGCTTCTTGAAGGCTCCATGCTTCACTTGCGACACGTGATGATCGAAAAG ATAGATTCGTTACTAGACTCCAGTCATGCCTTTCTGACGGACGTGCAATGGGACGCCATGGAAGAAGATGGTTACAGTGTTTCAAGGCCGCTGCGATCAAATGTCAATCTCGCTAATATGGATTTTTCGGATGACAATAATCGACACAAAAAAG GTGCATGCTTGATTCGTATGTTGCATGGCGCGATAAACGATACCGCCTTTAGGAACGGCTACCGGAAATTCGTAGCAAGGTG GAACTATTCAACAGCAACTATTGATGATTTCTGGGAAGCAATGGCCGAAGAAACTGTCGATTTACCCACGGACATTGCTTTGTCCGAAGTGATGAATTCTTGGATTTCGCATCGTGGATACCCGATCGTGAGCGTCAGACGGGACTATGAGAAAGGCACTGCTGCTATTGAACAG CAAAGATTTACATACGAGCAATCATTATCCGACACCCAACCGACGTGGTACGTACCACTCGATTATATTAACAAAACGAGCAATGATTGGTCATCTCCGACAAAGACATGGTTGCATTCCGAAGCGGAGATGACGGTGGACAATGTCGGCGCTCAGGATTCCTGGGTCGTGTTCAACGTGAATAAAACAG GTTATTATCGCGTGCATTATGACGAGAAAAATTGGAAGCTCTTGACAAAGGCTCTCGAGGAGAATCACGAGGTCTTCCCGGAGGAAACCAGAGCGTCGCTCGTTGACGATGTGCTCGGGCTTGCCGCGGTCGGCCTGACGAAATACGCCACCGCTTTcgactttattaaatatatgcaaatgAAAGAACGACATTACGCTCCTTGGGGTGCTCTGATGCGTCATCTGTTGAAATTGAACGGCCTTCTCTACGAGACGTCAGGCTTCAGTGACTTTCAG GAATTTACATTGAAATTCACATCGCAATTGTACTCAGACGCAGGGTGGAAGGTTGATGAGGGATCGCGGTTAACTTTGACCGCTCTTACGATAGCGTGCGCGTTCGAGAATGCCGAATGCCTCGAATGGTCCAGAAATCATTTTGCGAAACTGAAGGATCATCCTGATGCAGACGAAGT AGTACCGGCGTACGCGCGCGAGGTGCTGTACTGTACGATCGCGAGATACGGCACGCGAAACGAGTGGAATTACTTTGTCGAACGGGCAAATTCCACGACGGATCAAGAGGAAAAATATCGGCTTTTGTCGGCATTCGCGTGTTTCCAAACACCGTGGATCTTGCAATC GTTACTGAGCGAGCTTCTCGAGGGGAAGATGTACAATGAGGAGGAGACGCAGAGAATCTTGAAAAGTTTCCCGCAAAATCCGGTTGCAGCGCAAATCGCCTACAAGTTTGTGCGAAATAATTGGCAGATCATGGTTACGAG ATTTTCGAAATCTCGTCCGACTTTAAAGGCTTTCGCACGGGCGACCATGAACGGCCTGATCAGTGACGAGGATCTGGAAGAC TTTCAGACGTTTAGCGGAGATAATCTCGAGAGCATAAAAACCGTTGGATACACTATGGCGATGGTCGAGGCACACGCGAATTTCGCGATTACTTGGTTGAAGCAATCCCTGCCGGAAGTTCAGGAGTGGTTAACGGCGAACAATGCCACGCAGACGTCGACATGA